A stretch of the Nitratireductor thuwali genome encodes the following:
- the mraZ gene encoding division/cell wall cluster transcriptional repressor MraZ — translation MDRFLSSAINRIDAKGRVSVPGHFRSVVQKRGFGELYGLRALDVPAMDVGGTDLLERYESRMANEDPFLQTADDMSFFVHGDGAFMKLDQDGRITVSDFIREHTGITTEVAFVGRGLFFQMWEPERLKAHGAQVRERLLKLRQRASGAAAGSTE, via the coding sequence ATGGATCGGTTCTTATCCAGTGCGATCAACAGGATCGATGCGAAGGGGCGGGTCTCGGTGCCCGGACACTTCCGATCGGTCGTGCAGAAACGGGGCTTCGGCGAGCTCTATGGGCTGCGCGCGCTGGACGTTCCTGCGATGGATGTAGGCGGGACCGATCTCCTGGAGCGTTACGAAAGCCGGATGGCGAACGAGGATCCGTTCCTGCAGACGGCGGACGACATGTCCTTTTTCGTGCATGGCGACGGAGCGTTCATGAAACTCGACCAGGACGGTCGCATTACGGTAAGCGACTTCATCCGCGAGCATACAGGCATTACGACGGAAGTAGCCTTTGTCGGTCGTGGTCTTTTCTTTCAGATGTGGGAGCCGGAGCGTCTCAAGGCGCATGGCGCGCAGGTGCGCGAACGGCTTCTGAAATTGCGGCAACGGGCCTCCGGGGCTGCTGCCGGAAGCACGGAATGA